A window from Candidatus Omnitrophota bacterium encodes these proteins:
- the uvrA gene encoding excinuclease ABC subunit UvrA: MEKEYIFVKGAREHNLKNIDVRIPRNKLVVVTGLSGSGKSSLAFDTIYAEGQRRYVESLSSYARQFLEQLQKPNVEYIEGLSPAISIEQRSAGSNPRSTVGTATEIYDYLRLLFARVGKTHCYKCGKEITRQDAARIVESIMNSKSGKNIVILAPRIKGKKGEHKDIFDEIRKEGFVRARVDGKIRELDEDIRLAKNEKHSVEAVVDRLAVKKDASRRLTDSVETALKIGRGSLIVYENSPKDDVLFSELYACADCGISYEELAPRMFSFNSPYGACASCGGLGNKMEIDPDLIAPDKSRPLLEAVLPWKKGGRGLILYYRRLLRSVAGDYNFDAHTPFKDLKKETKDVILYGDQDRGGYFEGVIPNLERRFVETKSEYIKTEINKFMSEQPCPKCNGARLKKESLSVTIGNKNIMDITKMSITEAARFFGNLKLSKEDMFISREAVKEVKMRLRFMSDVGLDYLTLDRVSSTLSGGEAQRIRLATQIGAGLVGVLYILDEPSIGLHQRDNSKLLDTLTALRDLGNTLIIVEHDEATIRKADYIVDLGPGAGEAGGEIVAAGALKEILKNKKSLTAQYLNGELQIEIPKMRRRQKPKKAITIIGACEHNLKNIDVKIPLGLFVAITGVSGSGKSTLIDEILYRALAKKIYRAKLKPGKHRAILGVENIDKVIVIDQSPIGRTPRSNPATYTGAYSPIRDLFSRLPESKIRGYRPGRFSFNVKGGRCEACAGDGIKKIEMHFLPDVYVTCEACKGKRFNEQTLEVKYKGYSISDVLEMSVEQALDVLKNIPAVKAKLETLHNVGLGYIRLGQSATTLSGGEAQRIKLSSELSRRATGKTLYILDEPTTGLHFADIDRLLKVLQALADAGNTVVVIEHNLDVVKSSDYIIDLGPEGGDEGGRVVASGTPEEVANNSRSYTGQYLKKLLV, translated from the coding sequence ATGGAAAAAGAATATATATTTGTAAAAGGCGCGAGGGAGCATAACCTCAAGAACATCGACGTCAGGATACCGCGCAACAAGCTCGTTGTCGTAACAGGCTTGAGCGGTTCCGGAAAGTCGTCGCTTGCCTTTGACACCATTTACGCCGAAGGCCAGCGCCGCTACGTTGAAAGCCTCTCAAGCTACGCCCGCCAATTCCTGGAACAACTGCAAAAGCCGAATGTCGAATATATAGAAGGCCTCTCGCCCGCCATAAGCATAGAGCAACGGAGCGCCGGATCAAACCCGCGCTCTACCGTCGGAACAGCCACCGAGATATACGATTATCTCCGCCTCCTTTTCGCGCGCGTTGGAAAAACGCATTGCTATAAATGCGGAAAAGAGATAACGAGGCAGGATGCCGCGCGGATAGTGGAAAGCATAATGAATTCAAAGAGCGGCAAAAACATAGTGATCCTCGCCCCGAGAATAAAAGGCAAAAAAGGCGAGCATAAGGATATATTTGACGAAATACGAAAAGAAGGCTTTGTCCGCGCCCGCGTTGACGGAAAGATCAGAGAGCTCGACGAAGATATACGCCTTGCAAAGAACGAAAAACATTCGGTCGAAGCAGTAGTTGACAGATTGGCAGTCAAAAAGGACGCTTCGAGGCGGCTGACAGATTCCGTAGAGACGGCGCTTAAAATCGGAAGAGGGTCTTTGATCGTATATGAAAACTCGCCCAAAGACGATGTGCTTTTCAGCGAGCTGTATGCCTGTGCCGACTGCGGCATAAGCTACGAAGAACTGGCGCCGCGCATGTTCTCTTTTAATTCGCCGTATGGCGCATGTGCCTCTTGCGGCGGCCTGGGTAATAAAATGGAAATAGACCCGGACCTTATCGCCCCCGACAAATCCAGGCCGCTTTTGGAAGCGGTACTGCCGTGGAAAAAGGGCGGAAGGGGGCTTATACTTTATTACCGGAGGCTTCTCCGCTCCGTCGCCGGCGATTACAACTTTGACGCGCATACGCCTTTTAAAGATTTAAAAAAAGAAACAAAAGACGTAATACTGTACGGCGATCAGGATAGGGGCGGATACTTTGAAGGGGTGATACCGAATCTTGAACGGCGTTTTGTAGAGACGAAAAGCGAATATATAAAGACAGAGATAAATAAGTTTATGAGCGAGCAGCCATGCCCGAAATGCAATGGCGCCCGGCTTAAGAAAGAAAGCCTCTCGGTCACAATAGGAAATAAAAATATTATGGACATTACCAAGATGTCCATTACCGAAGCGGCGCGATTCTTCGGTAATTTAAAATTGAGCAAAGAAGATATGTTTATAAGCAGGGAGGCGGTCAAGGAGGTAAAGATGCGCCTCCGGTTCATGTCGGATGTCGGGCTTGATTATCTTACGCTTGACCGTGTAAGCTCGACACTCTCCGGCGGAGAAGCGCAGAGGATACGCCTCGCGACGCAGATAGGAGCGGGGCTTGTAGGAGTCCTTTACATACTTGATGAGCCGAGCATAGGGCTGCATCAGAGGGACAATTCAAAATTGCTGGATACTCTCACGGCCCTTCGCGATCTCGGCAATACTCTTATTATCGTAGAGCATGACGAGGCTACAATAAGAAAGGCCGATTATATCGTAGACCTTGGCCCGGGCGCCGGAGAGGCGGGCGGGGAAATAGTGGCCGCCGGCGCGCTAAAAGAAATACTCAAAAACAAAAAATCACTTACCGCGCAGTACTTAAACGGCGAACTTCAGATAGAAATACCGAAAATGCGAAGGCGTCAAAAACCCAAGAAGGCTATAACTATAATCGGCGCCTGTGAGCATAACCTTAAGAATATAGATGTAAAGATCCCACTCGGACTTTTTGTCGCGATTACCGGGGTATCCGGTTCCGGTAAAAGTACGCTTATAGACGAGATATTATACCGCGCGCTTGCAAAAAAGATATACAGGGCAAAATTAAAACCCGGCAAGCACAGAGCGATCCTTGGTGTCGAAAATATAGACAAGGTAATCGTCATAGATCAGTCGCCCATAGGGCGGACGCCGCGCTCAAACCCCGCCACATATACAGGCGCTTACAGCCCCATACGCGATCTCTTCAGCCGGCTTCCTGAGTCGAAGATTAGAGGGTATAGGCCGGGCAGGTTCAGTTTTAACGTAAAGGGGGGAAGGTGCGAGGCCTGCGCGGGCGACGGTATAAAAAAGATCGAGATGCATTTTCTGCCGGACGTTTATGTGACGTGCGAGGCCTGTAAGGGCAAGCGCTTTAACGAGCAGACACTGGAAGTAAAATATAAGGGCTATTCAATTTCGGATGTCCTTGAGATGAGCGTGGAACAGGCGCTGGATGTGCTCAAGAACATACCGGCTGTGAAGGCTAAACTTGAGACGCTTCACAATGTAGGCCTTGGTTATATACGCCTGGGCCAATCGGCAACGACACTATCCGGCGGAGAGGCGCAAAGGATAAAACTTTCCTCTGAGCTTTCGCGCAGGGCGACAGGAAAGACGCTTTATATATTGGACGAGCCGACAACCGGCCTTCATTTCGCCGATATAGACCGGCTTTTGAAAGTCCTTCAGGCGCTAGCGGATGCCGGAAATACTGTCGTCGTGATAGAGCACAACCTGGATGTGGTAAAGAGTTCCGATTATATCATAGACCTCGGGCCCGAAGGCGGAGACGAGGGAGGCAGGGTCGTTGCCTCGGGTACGCCTGAAGAAGTCGCGAATAACAGCCGCTCATATACAGGCCAATACCTCAAAAAGCTGTTAGTTTAG